From Pseudomonas alcaligenes, a single genomic window includes:
- a CDS encoding LPS-assembly protein LptD, whose amino-acid sequence MAVKLPVFRKKFPLLVTGGLLALQPLSCSFVVAAEQFDCQASASGGWACAPQNNTASQLPRPQHSDSAVSSIAGTSAAAATTAQAGGSAEAESGQSTAVLVTESEGKGLSSRSADYSHLDWVPREKLTSAQLAEVGPYCAGSYVEPLRPGMSDDTPMNEAPLFVSAKVSRYEQEKQTATLAGDVVLRQSSMQIEADEASLHQTENRGELVGNVKLRDNGALVVGDRAEIQLDNGEAKIENAEYVIHKGHVRGSALYAKREESAIIRLKDGTFTRCEPGSNAWHLKGNNVKLNPATGFGTATNVTLRVKDIPVFYTPYIYFPIDDRRQSGFLAPSFGSGGDTGVYLQTPYYFNLAPNYDATLYPTLMTNRGLLMEGEFRYLTKSSEGQVGAAYLDDQEDERKLQSEYEDQRWLVNWQNKTGLDSRLLAEVDYTDISDPYYFQDLNTDLGIDTPSYVNQRGTLTWRGDSYTARLNAHAYEMATVTDITPYDRLPQLTLDGVLPFQPGGLNFAYGTELVRFDRDLRSGYFSDEDGNLESWYDNRIKGLARANGDRIHVEPSVSLPLSNSWGFVKPTVKYMQTEYDLDLDQQGKNTLLAEQDYSSSQSRGVGLFSLDSGLYFDRNTQLFGTSYRQTLEPRLFYLYVPEEDQTDIPVFDTSETTFNYASLFRENRFTGKDRIGDENKLSLGATSRWIEQNGFERQRFSLGQALYFADRKVQLPGIDYKGRADAQANVSPYAMGYQYRFNRDWRLNSDFNWDPDSHSTRSGSVMFHYQPEDNPNKVVNAGYRYRNDTVRYDQSTGNWVVGGGDFGTPGTPGYIKDYYKIDQHDFSVIWPVIPQWSAIARWQYDYNRSRTLEAFGGFEYDSCCWKLRLINRYWVDYDETSLNPNTNEDSDRGIFLQIVLKGLGNVMGSKVGGFLDQGIQGYSEREEQAF is encoded by the coding sequence ATGGCAGTAAAACTCCCCGTGTTCCGTAAAAAATTCCCGTTGCTGGTGACTGGCGGCCTGCTGGCCCTGCAACCCCTCAGCTGTTCTTTCGTCGTGGCTGCCGAGCAGTTCGACTGCCAGGCCTCCGCCTCCGGTGGTTGGGCCTGTGCGCCGCAGAACAATACCGCCAGCCAGCTGCCACGCCCGCAGCACAGCGACTCGGCCGTCAGCTCGATCGCCGGCACCAGCGCAGCTGCCGCAACCACGGCGCAGGCCGGCGGTAGCGCCGAGGCCGAGTCCGGTCAGAGCACCGCCGTGCTGGTGACCGAGAGCGAAGGCAAAGGCCTGAGCAGCCGCAGCGCCGACTACAGTCACCTCGACTGGGTACCGCGCGAGAAACTCACCAGTGCCCAGCTGGCGGAAGTCGGCCCCTACTGCGCCGGCTCCTACGTCGAGCCGCTGCGTCCGGGCATGAGCGACGACACGCCGATGAACGAAGCGCCGCTGTTCGTCTCGGCCAAGGTGTCGCGCTACGAGCAGGAAAAACAGACCGCCACCCTCGCCGGTGACGTGGTACTGCGCCAGTCGAGCATGCAGATCGAGGCCGACGAGGCCAGCCTGCACCAGACCGAGAACCGCGGCGAGCTGGTCGGCAACGTCAAGCTGCGCGACAACGGCGCCCTGGTGGTCGGCGACCGCGCCGAGATCCAGCTGGACAACGGCGAAGCCAAGATCGAGAACGCCGAGTACGTGATCCACAAGGGCCACGTGCGCGGCAGCGCGCTGTACGCCAAGCGCGAAGAAAGCGCCATCATCCGCCTCAAGGACGGCACCTTCACCCGTTGCGAGCCGGGCAGCAACGCCTGGCACTTGAAGGGCAACAACGTCAAGCTGAACCCGGCTACCGGCTTCGGCACCGCGACCAACGTGACCCTGCGGGTGAAAGACATTCCGGTGTTCTACACCCCGTATATCTATTTCCCGATCGACGACCGTCGCCAGTCCGGCTTCCTCGCGCCGAGCTTCGGCAGCGGCGGCGACACCGGCGTCTATCTGCAGACCCCGTACTACTTCAACCTCGCGCCGAACTACGACGCCACCCTCTATCCGACCCTGATGACCAATCGCGGTCTGCTGATGGAAGGCGAGTTCCGCTACCTGACCAAAAGCAGCGAAGGCCAGGTCGGCGCCGCCTACCTGGACGACCAGGAAGACGAGCGCAAGCTGCAGTCCGAGTACGAAGACCAGCGCTGGCTGGTCAACTGGCAGAACAAGACCGGCCTGGACTCGCGCCTGCTGGCCGAGGTCGATTACACCGACATCAGCGACCCGTACTACTTCCAGGATCTCAACACCGACCTGGGCATCGACACACCCAGCTACGTGAACCAGCGCGGCACCCTGACCTGGCGTGGCGACAGCTACACCGCCCGCCTCAACGCGCATGCCTATGAAATGGCCACGGTCACCGACATCACTCCATACGACCGTCTGCCGCAGCTGACCCTGGATGGCGTTCTGCCCTTCCAGCCGGGCGGCCTGAACTTCGCCTACGGCACCGAGCTCGTGCGCTTCGACCGCGACCTGCGCAGCGGCTACTTCAGCGATGAAGACGGCAACCTGGAGTCCTGGTACGACAACCGCATCAAGGGTCTGGCCCGCGCCAATGGTGACCGCATCCATGTCGAGCCAAGCGTCAGCCTGCCGCTCTCCAACAGCTGGGGCTTCGTCAAGCCGACCGTCAAGTACATGCAGACCGAGTACGACCTCGATCTCGACCAGCAAGGCAAGAACACCCTGCTCGCCGAACAGGACTACAGCAGCAGCCAGAGCCGCGGTGTAGGTCTGTTCAGCCTGGATAGCGGCCTGTACTTCGACCGCAACACCCAGCTGTTCGGCACCAGCTACCGCCAGACCCTGGAACCGCGCCTGTTCTACCTCTATGTCCCGGAGGAAGACCAGACCGACATCCCGGTGTTCGACACCAGCGAGACCACCTTCAACTACGCCTCGCTGTTCCGCGAAAACCGCTTCACCGGCAAGGATCGCATCGGCGACGAGAACAAGCTGTCGCTGGGCGCCACCAGCCGCTGGATCGAACAGAACGGCTTCGAGCGTCAGCGCTTCAGCCTCGGCCAGGCGCTCTACTTCGCCGACCGCAAGGTGCAGCTGCCAGGTATCGACTACAAAGGCCGCGCCGACGCCCAGGCCAACGTGTCGCCCTACGCAATGGGATACCAGTACCGCTTCAACCGCGACTGGCGCCTGAATTCGGACTTCAACTGGGATCCGGACAGCCACAGCACCCGCTCGGGTAGCGTGATGTTCCACTACCAGCCGGAAGACAACCCGAACAAGGTGGTCAACGCCGGTTACCGCTACCGCAACGACACCGTGCGCTACGACCAGTCCACCGGTAACTGGGTGGTCGGCGGCGGCGACTTCGGTACGCCGGGCACCCCGGGCTACATCAAGGACTACTACAAGATCGACCAGCACGACTTCTCGGTCATCTGGCCGGTCATCCCGCAGTGGAGCGCCATCGCCCGCTGGCAGTACGACTACAACCGCAGCCGCACCCTAGAGGCCTTCGGTGGTTTCGAGTACGACAGCTGCTGCTGGAAACTGCGCCTGATCAACCGTTACTGGGTCGACTACGACGAGACCAGCCTCAACCCCAACACCAACGAAGACTCCGACCGCGGTATCTTCCTGCAGATCGTCCTCAAGGGCCTCGGCAACGTAATGGGCAGCAAGGTAGGCGGCTTCCTCGACCAAGGCATTCAAGGTTATAGCGAACGTGAAGAACAAGCTTTCTGA
- a CDS encoding aminoglycoside phosphotransferase family protein, with the protein MPDQDVRLQLLQSWLEECLPPLFAARQWGEVRCERFTAASSDASFRRYFRWEGNGRSLILMDAPPPQEDCRPFVKVAGLLAEAGVHVPQILAADLERGFLVLDDLGRQTWLEVLDADNADALFEQALQALIALQQVPLAGQLPAYDDALLRRELQLFPDWYLQRHLGVELDAAQQALWQQVCDLLVSSALAQPRVLVHRDYMPRNLMLSNPNPGVLDFQDAVYGPVSYDVTSLFKDAFLSWPEERVHGWLQRYWQLAQEAGIELPDSFAEFHRASDLMGLQRHLKVIGIFARICHRDGKPKYLGDVPRFFSYIEAVLARRPELAALGELLASLPQHQAQPA; encoded by the coding sequence ATGCCTGATCAAGATGTCCGCCTCCAGCTTCTGCAGAGCTGGCTGGAAGAGTGTTTGCCCCCGTTGTTCGCCGCCCGCCAGTGGGGTGAAGTGCGTTGCGAGCGCTTTACCGCCGCCAGCAGTGACGCCAGTTTCCGCCGTTACTTCCGCTGGGAAGGCAACGGCCGCAGTCTGATCCTGATGGACGCGCCGCCCCCCCAGGAAGACTGCCGCCCCTTCGTCAAGGTGGCCGGCCTGCTCGCCGAGGCGGGCGTGCATGTGCCGCAGATTCTCGCCGCCGATCTCGAGCGCGGCTTCCTGGTGCTCGACGACCTGGGCCGCCAGACCTGGCTGGAGGTGCTCGATGCGGACAACGCCGATGCCCTGTTCGAGCAGGCGCTGCAGGCGCTGATCGCCCTGCAGCAGGTGCCGCTCGCCGGCCAGCTGCCGGCCTATGACGATGCCCTGCTGCGCCGCGAGCTGCAGCTGTTCCCCGACTGGTACCTGCAGCGCCACCTGGGTGTCGAGCTGGATGCCGCCCAGCAGGCGCTGTGGCAGCAGGTCTGCGATCTGCTGGTCAGCAGCGCCCTGGCCCAGCCGCGGGTGCTGGTGCACCGCGACTACATGCCGCGCAACCTGATGCTCAGCAACCCCAACCCCGGCGTGCTGGATTTCCAGGATGCGGTGTACGGCCCGGTCAGCTATGACGTCACCAGCCTGTTCAAGGATGCCTTCCTCAGCTGGCCGGAGGAGCGCGTGCATGGCTGGCTGCAGCGTTACTGGCAGCTGGCGCAGGAAGCGGGCATCGAACTGCCGGACAGCTTCGCCGAGTTCCACCGCGCCAGTGACCTGATGGGGCTGCAGCGCCACCTCAAGGTGATCGGCATCTTCGCCCGTATCTGCCACCGCGACGGCAAGCCCAAATACCTGGGCGATGTGCCGCGGTTCTTCTCTTATATAGAAGCGGTGCTGGCGCGCCGCCCCGAACTGGCCGCGCTCGGCGAGCTGCTGGCCAGCCTGCCGCAACACCAGGCGCAACCGGCATGA
- a CDS encoding symmetrical bis(5'-nucleosyl)-tetraphosphatase, whose product MATYAVGDLQGCLQPLKCLLAEVAFDPARDRLWLVGDLVNRGPESLETLRFLYAMRDALVCVLGNHDLHLLAVAHNIERLKKNDTLQEILDAPDRAELLDWLRQQKLMHYDEQRDLSLVHAGIAPQWTVEKALRRAAEVEEALRDDARLPLFLDGMYGNEPAKWDKSLHGITRLRVITNYFTRMRFCTADGTLDLKSKEGIDTAPPGYAPWFSYPQRKARGRKIIFGHWAALEGNCDEPGLSALDSGCVWGGALTLMNIDSGERFRCDCKEIPA is encoded by the coding sequence ATGGCCACCTACGCCGTCGGCGACCTGCAAGGCTGCCTGCAACCGCTCAAGTGCCTGCTCGCGGAAGTGGCCTTCGACCCGGCCCGCGATCGCCTGTGGCTGGTCGGCGACCTGGTCAACCGTGGCCCCGAGTCGCTGGAAACCCTGCGCTTTCTCTATGCCATGCGCGACGCCCTGGTCTGCGTGCTGGGCAACCATGACCTGCACCTGCTGGCCGTGGCCCACAACATCGAACGCCTGAAGAAGAACGATACCCTGCAGGAAATCCTCGACGCGCCGGATCGCGCCGAACTGCTCGACTGGCTGCGCCAGCAGAAGCTGATGCACTACGACGAGCAGCGCGACCTCAGCCTGGTGCATGCCGGCATCGCCCCGCAGTGGACGGTGGAAAAAGCCCTCAGGCGCGCGGCGGAAGTCGAGGAGGCCCTGCGCGACGACGCCCGCCTGCCGCTGTTCCTCGACGGCATGTACGGCAACGAGCCGGCCAAGTGGGACAAGAGCCTGCATGGCATCACCCGCCTGCGGGTGATCACCAACTACTTCACCCGCATGCGCTTCTGCACGGCCGACGGCACCCTCGACCTGAAGAGCAAGGAAGGCATCGACACCGCCCCGCCCGGCTACGCCCCCTGGTTCAGCTACCCGCAGCGCAAGGCGCGCGGGCGCAAGATCATCTTCGGCCACTGGGCCGCGCTGGAGGGTAACTGCGACGAGCCGGGCCTGTCCGCACTCGACAGTGGCTGCGTATGGGGCGGCGCCCTGACCCTGATGAATATCGACAGCGGCGAAAGGTTCCGCTGCGACTGCAAGGAGATTCCCGCATGA
- the apaG gene encoding Co2+/Mg2+ efflux protein ApaG: MSDQRYQVDVSVTTRHLPEQSNPEQKRYAFAYTVTIHNSGAVAAKLLSRHWIITDGDGRVQEVRGAGVVGQQPHLEPGQSHTYSSGTVMATLVGSMHGSYQMVADDGTRFDAPIAPFRLAVPGALH; this comes from the coding sequence ATGTCCGATCAGCGCTACCAGGTTGACGTCAGCGTCACCACCCGCCATCTGCCGGAGCAGTCCAATCCGGAGCAGAAGCGCTATGCCTTCGCCTACACCGTGACCATCCACAACAGTGGCGCGGTGGCGGCCAAGCTGCTCAGCCGCCACTGGATCATCACCGACGGCGACGGCCGCGTGCAGGAAGTACGTGGCGCCGGAGTGGTCGGCCAGCAGCCGCACCTCGAGCCCGGGCAGAGCCACACCTACAGCAGCGGCACGGTCATGGCCACGCTGGTCGGCAGCATGCACGGCAGCTATCAGATGGTCGCCGACGACGGCACCCGCTTCGACGCTCCCATCGCCCCGTTCCGCCTGGCCGTGCCGGGAGCCCTGCACTGA
- the glpE gene encoding thiosulfate sulfurtransferase GlpE, with protein sequence MSEFKRIPPQQAQALREQGAVVVDIRDPQSFANGHISGSQHLDNHSLPDFIAKADFDQPLIVTCYHGNSSQNAAAYLAHQGFAEVYSLDGGFELWRSQYPDEVAQGSAE encoded by the coding sequence ATGAGCGAGTTCAAACGCATCCCCCCGCAGCAGGCCCAGGCCCTGCGTGAACAGGGCGCCGTGGTGGTCGACATCCGCGATCCGCAGAGCTTTGCCAATGGCCATATCAGCGGCTCGCAGCACCTGGACAACCACTCGCTGCCCGACTTCATCGCCAAGGCCGACTTCGACCAGCCGCTGATCGTCACCTGCTACCACGGCAACTCCAGCCAGAACGCCGCCGCCTACCTGGCCCACCAGGGCTTCGCCGAGGTCTACAGCCTGGATGGCGGCTTCGAGCTGTGGCGCAGCCAGTACCCGGACGAAGTCGCCCAGGGCAGCGCCGAATAA
- the pdxA gene encoding 4-hydroxythreonine-4-phosphate dehydrogenase PdxA has translation MTASRLFALTPGEPAGIGPDLCLLLAREAQPAALVAIASRALLAERAAQLKLSIDLIEVGPGTWPNAPAPAGSLYVWDTALAAPVQAGQLDKANAAYVLETLTRAGQGCIDGSFAGMITAPVHKGVINEAGIAFSGHTEFLAELTATEQVVMMLATRGLRVALVTTHLPLKDVAAAITAERLTRVTRILHADLVEKFGIAQPRILVCGLNPHAGEGGHLGREEIEVIEPTLEQLRSEGLNLIGPLPADTLFTPKHLEHCDAVLAMYHDQGLPVLKYKGFGAAVNVTLGLPIIRTSVDHGTALDLAGSGKIDCGSLQVALETAYQMASARQA, from the coding sequence ATGACCGCATCCCGCCTGTTTGCCCTGACCCCCGGCGAGCCCGCCGGTATCGGCCCTGACCTGTGCCTGCTGCTGGCCCGCGAGGCCCAGCCGGCAGCCCTGGTGGCGATTGCCAGCCGCGCCCTGCTGGCCGAGCGCGCCGCCCAGCTGAAACTGAGCATCGACCTGATCGAAGTCGGCCCCGGCACCTGGCCAAACGCACCCGCCCCGGCCGGCAGCCTGTATGTCTGGGACACCGCGCTGGCCGCCCCGGTGCAAGCCGGGCAACTGGACAAGGCCAATGCCGCCTACGTGCTGGAGACCCTGACCCGCGCTGGCCAGGGCTGCATCGACGGCAGCTTCGCCGGGATGATCACCGCCCCGGTGCACAAGGGCGTGATCAACGAGGCCGGCATTGCCTTCTCCGGGCATACCGAGTTCCTCGCCGAACTGACCGCCACCGAGCAGGTGGTGATGATGCTGGCCACCCGTGGCCTGCGCGTGGCCCTGGTCACCACCCACCTGCCGCTCAAGGATGTCGCCGCCGCCATCACCGCCGAGCGTCTGACGCGGGTCACCCGCATTCTGCATGCCGATCTGGTGGAGAAGTTCGGCATCGCCCAACCGCGCATCCTGGTCTGCGGCCTCAACCCGCATGCCGGCGAAGGCGGCCACCTGGGCCGCGAGGAAATCGAGGTAATCGAGCCAACCCTGGAACAGCTGCGTAGCGAGGGCCTGAACCTGATCGGCCCGCTGCCGGCCGACACCCTCTTCACCCCCAAGCACCTCGAGCACTGCGACGCGGTGCTGGCCATGTACCACGACCAGGGTCTGCCGGTGCTCAAGTACAAGGGTTTCGGCGCGGCGGTCAACGTCACCCTGGGCCTGCCGATCATCCGCACCTCGGTCGACCACGGCACCGCCCTCGACCTGGCCGGCAGCGGCAAGATCGACTGCGGCAGCCTGCAGGTAGCCCTGGAAACCGCCTACCAGATGGCCAGCGCGCGCCAGGCCTAG
- the murU gene encoding N-acetylmuramate alpha-1-phosphate uridylyltransferase MurU has protein sequence MKAMILAAGKGERLRPLTLHTPKPLVRAGGVPLIEFHVRALAAAGFSELVINHAWLGQQIEDYLGDGARYGLCIRYSAEGEPLETGGGISRALPLLGNEPFLVVNGDIWCDYDFAALRRPLAGLAHLVLVDNPGHHQGGDFQLRDGQVSDAIAGQPSLTYSGIAVLHPQLFAGCPAGAFKLAPLLRQAMAAGQVSGERFAGRWVDVGTHERLAEVERLLVAEA, from the coding sequence ATGAAGGCAATGATCCTCGCCGCGGGCAAGGGGGAGCGCCTGCGCCCGCTGACCCTGCACACACCCAAGCCGCTGGTGCGCGCCGGCGGCGTGCCGCTGATCGAGTTCCATGTGCGCGCCCTGGCCGCCGCCGGCTTCAGCGAGCTGGTGATCAACCACGCCTGGCTCGGCCAGCAGATCGAGGATTACCTCGGCGATGGTGCACGTTACGGTCTGTGCATCCGCTATTCGGCCGAGGGCGAGCCGCTGGAAACCGGCGGCGGCATCAGCAGGGCGCTGCCGCTGCTGGGGAACGAACCCTTCCTGGTGGTCAATGGCGATATCTGGTGCGACTACGACTTCGCCGCCCTGCGCCGCCCGCTTGCCGGCCTGGCTCATCTGGTGCTGGTGGACAACCCCGGCCATCACCAGGGCGGCGACTTCCAGCTGCGCGACGGCCAGGTCAGCGATGCCATCGCCGGCCAGCCGAGCCTGACCTACAGCGGTATCGCCGTGCTGCATCCGCAGCTGTTCGCCGGTTGCCCGGCGGGTGCCTTCAAGCTGGCGCCGCTGCTGCGCCAGGCGATGGCGGCGGGGCAGGTCAGCGGCGAGCGCTTCGCCGGACGCTGGGTGGATGTCGGTACCCACGAGCGCCTGGCCGAAGTCGAGCGGTTGCTGGTGGCGGAGGCCTGA
- the rsmA gene encoding 16S rRNA (adenine(1518)-N(6)/adenine(1519)-N(6))-dimethyltransferase RsmA: MSEYQHRARKRFGQNFLHDAGVIHRILRAIHAKEGERLLEIGPGQGALTEGLLGSGAQLDLIELDLDLIPILQGKFGHLDNFRLNQGDALKFDFARLEAAPRSLRVVGNLPYNISTPLIFHLLDNAPLIRDMHFMLQKEVVERLAAEPGGGDWGRLSIMVQYHCRVEHLFNVGPGAFNPPPKVDSAIVRLVPHEVLPHPAKDHRLLERVVREAFNQRRKTLRNTLKQLLPGEAIEAAGVDGGLRPEQLDLAAFVRLADQLALRTERAPQD, encoded by the coding sequence ATGTCCGAATACCAACACCGCGCGCGCAAGCGCTTCGGCCAGAACTTCCTGCATGACGCCGGGGTGATCCACCGCATCCTGCGCGCCATCCACGCCAAAGAAGGCGAGCGCCTGCTGGAAATCGGCCCGGGCCAGGGCGCCCTCACCGAGGGCCTGCTGGGCAGCGGCGCGCAACTTGACCTGATCGAGCTGGATCTCGACCTGATCCCCATCCTGCAGGGCAAGTTCGGCCACCTGGACAACTTCCGCCTGAACCAGGGCGACGCCCTCAAGTTCGACTTTGCCCGCCTCGAAGCCGCGCCGCGCAGCCTGCGGGTGGTCGGCAACCTGCCGTACAACATCTCCACCCCGCTGATCTTCCACCTGCTGGACAACGCCCCGCTGATCCGCGACATGCACTTCATGCTGCAGAAGGAAGTGGTCGAGCGCCTGGCCGCCGAGCCGGGCGGCGGCGACTGGGGCCGCTTGTCGATCATGGTGCAGTACCACTGCCGCGTGGAGCATCTGTTCAACGTCGGCCCCGGCGCGTTCAACCCGCCGCCCAAGGTCGACTCGGCCATCGTGCGCCTGGTGCCGCACGAGGTGCTGCCGCACCCGGCCAAGGATCACCGCCTGCTTGAGCGGGTGGTGCGCGAAGCCTTCAACCAGCGCCGCAAGACCCTGCGCAACACGCTCAAGCAGCTGCTCCCCGGCGAAGCCATCGAGGCGGCCGGTGTGGATGGCGGCCTGCGTCCGGAACAGCTCGACCTGGCGGCCTTCGTCCGTCTGGCCGACCAGCTGGCCCTGCGCACCGAACGCGCGCCGCAGGACTAA
- a CDS encoding peptidylprolyl isomerase yields MKNKLSDCLRPLLLGAVFLSSVAQADLQSLNRVVAIVDNDVIMQSQLDQRVREVEQTIAKRGAEAPPLDVLQQQVLERLIVENLQLQIGDRSGIRITDEELNQAMASIAQRNRLTLDQFRAALARDGLSYDDARDQIRREMVISRVRQRRVAERIQVTEQEVQNFLASDLGKMQLSEEYRLANILIPVPEGASPEVIQTAGKRVSEVYSQLRNGADFAQLAISSSASETALEGGEIGWRKAAQLPPPFDTMIGALSVGEVTEPVRTPGGFIILKLLEKRGGSNAVRDEVHVRHILIKPSEIRSEAETRRLVERLYERITAGEDFAELAKNYSEDPGSALNGGDLNWIDPESLVPEFREVMANTATGELSKPFKSPYGWHVLEVIGRRATDSSEQMREQQAMNLLRNRKYDEELQSWLRQIRDEAYVEIKL; encoded by the coding sequence GTGAAGAACAAGCTTTCTGATTGCCTGCGCCCCCTGCTGTTGGGCGCAGTTTTCCTGAGTAGCGTGGCCCAGGCCGACCTGCAGTCCCTCAACCGGGTGGTGGCCATTGTCGATAACGACGTGATCATGCAGAGCCAGCTCGACCAGCGCGTGCGCGAAGTCGAGCAGACCATCGCCAAGCGCGGCGCCGAAGCGCCGCCGCTGGATGTGCTGCAGCAGCAGGTGCTGGAACGCCTGATCGTCGAGAACCTGCAGCTGCAGATCGGCGACCGCTCCGGCATCCGCATCACCGACGAAGAACTCAACCAGGCCATGGCCAGCATCGCCCAGCGCAACCGCCTGACCCTGGATCAGTTCCGTGCCGCCCTGGCCCGCGACGGCCTGTCCTATGACGACGCCCGCGACCAGATCCGCCGCGAGATGGTCATCAGCCGCGTGCGTCAGCGCCGCGTGGCCGAGCGCATCCAGGTCACCGAGCAGGAAGTGCAGAACTTCCTCGCCTCCGACCTGGGCAAGATGCAGCTGTCGGAAGAGTACCGCCTGGCCAACATCCTGATCCCGGTGCCGGAAGGTGCCTCGCCGGAAGTCATCCAGACTGCCGGCAAGCGCGTCAGCGAGGTCTACAGCCAGCTGCGCAACGGCGCCGACTTCGCCCAGCTGGCCATTTCCAGCTCGGCCAGCGAAACCGCCCTGGAAGGCGGCGAGATCGGCTGGCGCAAAGCCGCCCAGCTGCCGCCACCGTTCGACACCATGATCGGCGCCCTGAGCGTCGGTGAAGTCACCGAACCGGTACGCACCCCGGGCGGCTTCATCATCCTCAAGCTGCTGGAGAAGCGTGGCGGCAGCAACGCGGTACGCGATGAAGTGCACGTGCGCCACATCCTGATCAAGCCCAGCGAAATCCGCAGCGAAGCGGAAACCCGCCGCCTGGTCGAGCGCCTGTACGAACGCATCACCGCCGGCGAAGACTTCGCCGAGCTGGCGAAGAACTACTCCGAGGATCCGGGCTCGGCGCTCAACGGCGGCGACCTCAACTGGATCGACCCCGAGTCGCTGGTGCCGGAATTCCGCGAAGTCATGGCCAACACCGCCACCGGCGAGCTGTCCAAGCCGTTCAAGAGCCCTTACGGCTGGCACGTCCTGGAAGTCATCGGTCGTCGTGCCACCGACAGCAGCGAGCAGATGCGCGAGCAACAGGCGATGAACCTGCTGCGCAACCGCAAGTACGACGAAGAGCTGCAGAGCTGGCTGCGCCAGATCCGCGACGAAGCCTACGTCGAGATCAAGCTCTGA